In Spinacia oleracea cultivar Varoflay chromosome 5, BTI_SOV_V1, whole genome shotgun sequence, a single window of DNA contains:
- the LOC130461810 gene encoding protein FAR1-RELATED SEQUENCE 5-like, whose amino-acid sequence MDYTGETVEEVLGFYEKHASAIEFSIRKGNTRFKVGTRIVLEKTFLCSAAGVTNNGKNKKKKVETVILVVPKKERKPRQVPITRTGCRACLRVKMNSEGRYEVVNHVIIHNHDLTRSQWNYLHRSERQITEEKGEEIETMQKSVQSPSKLKKVRNKKVILLAVKVFPDIRHILCVWHLHQKKITRFGALKRDPTFKKTFNYCLYKCVTEVEFETNWRSMLQTYELIGEEWFTNVYDLREKWFPALSKDFFSAGILSSQRSENTNHAIDFRENRTTGLTDFYRLFKGTIQRWRSTEKQAKFSCSKLVASSALPLSGLLKHASEVYTLSLFRGFEEQFGYSIAAIEKLIRTQGNTQFYAVSIDEEPWSAQRVTYIHESQTVSCTCKNFEASGWLCYHCIRILHLHSVNRIPEQYIKKRWRKSSKSSVWNKLENENPEEVQYTPWRQTMARKYYNLILKSQSNEETRTLMEDGYAASTHATTTSATSVEQAATSSKPATNTTTEPPIVLDPARCTTKGRNKRPRGQLDKKKKRKTAAPPTADIGTITPNLRLF is encoded by the exons ATGGATTACACTGGAGAAACAGTGGAGGAAGTTCTAGGTTTCTACGAAAAACATGCTAGTGCAATTGAATTTTCCATAAGGAAAGGAAACACGAGATTCAAAGTTGGGACAAGAATCGTGCTTGAAAAGACATTTCTTTGTTCAGCTGCAGGAGTAACAAACAAtggaaagaacaaaaagaaaaaagtggaAACAGTTATTCTTGTTGTGcctaaaaaagagagaaaaccaAGGCAAGTTCCAATCACAAGAACTGGATGTAGGGCATGCTTGAGGGTGAAAATGAATTCTGAAGGAAGGTATGAGGTTGTTAATCACGTGATAATTCACAACCATGACTTAACTAGAAGTCAATGGAACTACTTGCATAGATCTGAAAGGCAAATAACAGAAGAGAAGGGGGAGGAAATTGAAACTATGCAAAAGTCTG TGCAATCACCTTCCAAGCTGAAAAAAGTTAGAAATAAAAAAGTCATACTTTTGGCAGTTAAA GTCTTTCCAGATATAAGACACATATTATGTGTATGGCATttgcatcaaaaaaaaattacaagatTTGGGGCATTGAAACGAGATCCAACTTTTAAGAAGACATTCAACTATTGCTTGTATAAGTGTGTCACTGAAGTTGAATTTGAAACCAATTGGAGATCAATGTTGCAAACATATGAGCTGATAGGGGAAGAATGGTTTACAAATGTATACGATTTGAGAGAAAAATGGTTCCCTGCCCTAAGCAAAGACTTCTTTTCAGCTGGAATTTTGTCTTCACAACGAAGTGAAAACACTAATCACGCCATCGACTTTAGAGAAAACAGAACAACAGGTTTAACTGATTTCTATAGATTGTTCAAAGGAACGATACAACGTTGGAGAAGTACAGAAAAGCAAGCTAAATTCTCTTGTAGTAAATTAGTTGCATCCTCAGCTTTACCGCTATCTGGTTtgctaaaacatgcatcagaaGTTTACACGTTGTCACTATTCAGAGGCTTTGAAGAGCAATTTGGATATTCGATTGCAGCAATAGAAAAATTAATTCGGACACAAG GTAATACTCAGTTCTATGCTGTGTCCATTGATGAAGAACCTTGGTCTGCACAGAGAGTAACATACATCCATGAGAGCCAGACAGTATCATGTACGTGTAAAAACTTTGAAGCTTCAGGATGGTTGTGTTACCACTGCATTAGGATATTGCACCTTCATTCGGTAAACCGGATTCCAGAACAGTACATAAAAAAGAGGTGGAGAAAATCTTCCAAGTCATCGGTTTGGAACAAATTAGAAAATGAAAATCCGGAAGAGGTCCAATACACACCTTGGCGTCAAACCATGGCTAGAAAGTACTACAACCTTATCTTGAAAAGCCAGTCAAATGAGGAGACGAGAACCCTTATGGAGGATGGTTATGCCGCTA GTACTCATGCAACAACAACAAGTGCTACAAGTGTAGAGCAAGCTGCAACAAGTTCTAAACCTGCAACAAACACGACAACTGAACCTCCTATTGTATTGGATCCTGCACGTTGCACGACAAAAGGAAGGAACAAAAGACCACGAGGACAGCttgacaaaaagaaaaagagaaaaactGCAGCACCTCCAACAGCAGACATTGGAACAATAACTCCAAATTTGagattattttga